A genome region from Manihot esculenta cultivar AM560-2 chromosome 5, M.esculenta_v8, whole genome shotgun sequence includes the following:
- the LOC110615441 gene encoding uncharacterized mitochondrial protein AtMg00810-like: MFLTSSSLDLVSSFVEGLSSEFSIKDLGPVHHFLGVEIQSHFDSLHLSQSHYAHTILEQSHILHCQPMPTTLEACSTIEKDSTPVSDPSHFRGIIGALQYLNLTHPDLFYNVNYVSQFMNSPTMAHLKIIHQILRNLKETTHFGLYLRSNTSFDLSVFSDTDWAGCPTTRHSSYCTFLGSNIFSSCAKKQQIVSRPSTKAEY, translated from the coding sequence ATGTTTCTCACAAGTTCTTCTTTGGATCTTGTTAGCTCTTTTGTTGAGGGTTTGAGCAGTGAATTTTCTATAAAAGATCTTGGCCCAGTACATCATTTTTTAGGAGTAGAGATACAATCTCATTTCGATAGTTTACATTTATCTCAATCCCATTATGCCCATACCATACTTGAACAATCTCATATCCTTCATTGTCAGCCTATGCCCACAACTCTCGAAGCCTGCTCTACAATTGAGAAGGATTCTACTCCTGTTAGTGATCCTAGCCATTTTCGAGGGATTATTGGTGCCCTTCAATATCTCAATCTCACTCATCCGGACCTCTTCTACAATGTTAATTATGTTTCTCAGTTTATGAATTCTCCTACAATGGCTCATCTTAAGATTATTCATCAAATTCTTCGGAATCTAAAAGAAACAACTCATTTTGGTTTATATCTCCGTTCTAATACGTCTTTTGATTTGTCAGTTTTTTCAGATACTGATTGGGCAGGATGTCCAACTACGCGCCATTCCAGTTATTGCACTTTTCTTGGATCAAATATCTTTTCATCGTGTGCCAAGAAGCAACAAATTGTCTCTCGTCCTAGCACAAAAGCAGAATATTGA